AACTTGAGTCAGTAAGCATAAGATGAAGACAATGTCGGGCAACTGGGCATTTCCTCCAAGGAATCTAGAAAATGATTAGCATACAAGTTTAAGGGATCGTTCTGAAAAAATCTTTCTCTGGCCTTTTTAGGGAAATGGTAAGCCACCCCTTTCCCAGAGCTGGTGCCACTCCATAAGAGTGcacaggtagggcttccctggtggcgcagtggttgagagtccgcctgccgatgcaggggacacgggttcatgccccggtccgggaagatcccacatgccgcagagcggctgggcccgtgagccatggccgctgagcctgtgcgtccggagcctgtgctctgcaacgggagaggccacaacagtgagaggcccgcgtaccgcaaaaaaaaaaaaaaaaaaaaaaaaaaagagtgcacaGGTAGACCTCCTGACATCGGGCATGCATTAAAGAGGGATGCCCCTGAACTTCTGCTACAGAGGTGTTGACAGGTGCTATTGTGCCACTCAGACAGATGATGCATTTTCTGCTCAGACTCCAGGAAGCAGTGGATCTTCATGCTAAGGGATTACATCCCCCCCCCCATAACCAGAGGCAGGCAGCATGGGTCCCACAAGGACATCAAAACCGGCAGCTGGCTGAGAGCTCAGGCTGGAGGTGCAGAGCTGCCACTCTGCACTGCCCTGGATGACAGGGGGCCGAGCATCCTGGCGGGAAGCCAAGGCTTCTGCAGAAATTAGTTGATAAAGAAGCTCCCTTAAAGACTGTGCTCTGAACGAATGGGTAAATTAAGACTTAATTACaagagtcaggggcttccctggtggcttagtggttgagagtccgcctgccaatgcaggggacacaggtttgtgccccggtccgggaagatcccacatgccgcggagcggctgggcccgtgagccatggctgctgagcctgcgcgtccggagcctgtgctccgcaacgggagaggccacaacagagagaggcccgtgtaccgcaaaaaaaaaaaaaaaaaaaaaaaaaaaaaaaaaaaaaagagtcaaagcACTGAGCAGCTGCCCTGGAACAGAGCAGACCTGTCAGGATAAAAGCCACTCCAGACACACGGCAGCCCAGGACCCAGCGGGGCCAAAACCTTTCCCTTGGCTACAAGTGTGAGCAAGGGTGATGGTGGTCCTTGGGTGAGAAGGAGCTGATGTCCAATGGCAGAGCCACGCTTACTCTCTGAAGGTTGGGGACTCATTCTCAAACAATCCATTTGTCAGTTTCATAAACCCCTTTTCAGAGACCATCAAATATAGCTACCTGGACTGAACACACCCTACCTGGTCCCCAGCAATGCCATAAAATGAAGCCTTTATGGAAGTCTGTCCTAACAAGGCCCAGGTGTGCCACTGATACGTTAAAAAAACGATTTGAGGGATGGGAGACCAGGTGACACTTGTTCGGTTTGAGGGCATCACAGCAGTTTGCATCTGTGCAGTGGTTTCTGTTTTGTGTGTCCTGAAGGGTCCCTCCTAGTGACCATCTTGCCTCACCCATGTTGATTTATAGATCCCCCCGCCAGACGAGAGGCCATGTCTCCTCCATCACTTTAGGGGTTGCCCAGATTAGGAACCATATCAAGGGAGAGAAATGTCTAAATACCACTTGAGCGATGCCACTCAGCATAAGAGCCATGTCAGCACCTGCAGATGCCTGCCCCGCGCAGGGTGGGGACCACCTGCTCAGCCAGGACCTCGCTGACCCCTGCTCTGGTCTCCACAGGTTTCGGCATGACCACCCCCGCAACGGTGGGCGGGAAGGCCTTCCTCATCGCCTACGGGCTGTTCGGCTGTGCCGGCACCATCCTGTTCTTCAACCTCTTCCTGGAGCGCATCATCTCGCTGCTGGCCTTCATCATGCGCGCCTGCCGGGAGCGCCAGCTGCGCCGCAGCGGCCTGCTGCCCGCCACCTTCCGCCGCGGCTCGGCGCTCTCGGAAGCCGACTGCCTGGCCGGCTGGAAGCCCTCGGTGTACCACGTGCTGCTGATCCTGGGTCTGTTCGCCGTGCTGCTGTCTTGCTGCGCCTCGGCCATGTACACCAGCGTGGAGGGCTGGGACTACGTGGACTCGCTCTACTTCTGCTTCGTCACCTTCAGCACCATCGGCTTCGGGGACCTGGTGAGCAGCCAGCACGCCGCCTACCGGAACCAGGGGCTCTACCGCCTGGGCAACTTCCTCTTCATCCTGCTCGGCGTGTGCTGCATCTACTCGCTCTTCAACGTCATCTCCATCCTCATCAAGCAGGTGCTCAACTGGATGCTGCGCAAGCTGAGCTGCCGCTGCTGCGCGCGCTGCTGCCCGGCGCCCGGCGCGCCCCTGGCCCGGCGCAACGCCATCACCCCGGGCTCCCGGCTGCGCCGCCGCCTGGCCGCGCTCGGCGCCGACCCCGCGGCCCGCGACAGCGACGCCGAGGGCCGCCGCCTGTCGGGCGAGCTCATCTCCATGCGCGACCTCACGGCCTCCAACAAGGTGTCGCTGGCGCTGCTGCAGAAGCAGCTGTCCGAGACGGCCAACGGCTACCCGCGCAGCGTGTGCATCAACACGCGCCAGAACGGCTTCTCGGGCGGCGTGGGCGCGCTGGGCATCATGAACAACCGCCTGGCCGAGACCAGCGCCTCCAGGTAGACGCGTGCCTCGCCGCGCCACGGACACTCACCAGGCTGGGGTGCAGCCGGGCGGCGTTTGCTTTCCTTCTCTCAGACGCTGGCGCTTTCTTAACCTTTATCcaataaaatgaaaccaaaaaaaaaaattttttttaaagaaatactattTGGCCTGATGTTATCAAGGGCAGGTTTTGGGAGAGCCTGTTTTCCTTATGGGCTCCCTCTTGGAGAACTGTGGTCCCCAGCAGATTCTCCTCCAGGGAGAGAAAAAGTGGCACCCCAGACCCTCGCCCGGTGCACACGGCAGTGAGAAGAGTGCCACCCCTGGGTTTTGCAGACTGGCACTAAACCCCATCTCGATGCACGTAAGCAGCTGGCAACCCCACAGCATATGGTGCAACTTTTCATGGCTCTGAATTACCTCCGCAGCATTTAGAATCCTGGCCCAGCCCAGCAGCTTCCTTCTGGTCGTCAGAAGTGATATAGTCACAGTTATGacaggtggggatggggagagccATATGTTGCCTCctgatgtatatatatagtacagcCGCTACACACAGAGAATGGCGTAGTATTATGCAATGGGATGAAACATAGCACCAACTTGCGGACTGTGGCATTTCCCAGAGATTTGGGAATTGCAGTGGAAAGGGGCTCAGCAGGCCTTTCTCAGCCTGGAGTTAGTCCACTTAGCACAGCACACAGGGCAACTCTTTTTAAAGAGGGAAAGCCTGGAGTGGCCTGCAGGGCCAGGAGCACTCAGGCTGCAGGAGCCCAGCTCCGCTTCAGCTGGCTCATCTCTGAGGCTCAGGGCACATCTCTGAATCTCCTCAACGCTCCTTCCTTTCACCAGCATCATCCACAGGAATGCTTTTCGTTATTAGCCAGGAATGTCTGAGTCTTCTCAGAcaagatttttctttgttggtgtggattgtttcttatcttttttccccttttagagAGCCCGAGGGTGCAGAGCGCAGTACCCCCTCCAGCTGCCCCTCCTCTGCATCAGGGCTCTGCCAGCTACACTGGTGGGCACCAGGGCCTGCAGCACCAGGAACCAAAGCAGTCATCTGGCAAGTGTCAGAGAatttgactccagagcccatgatgTGTTTGGGACACATCCTATTCTACACCCTCTTTGGCCCCCACTAATATTCAAGTGAATGTGTTTTTTCCACACACACAGTCTGTATTGGAggtggaggaaggcaggaaggagagagcTGGTGGATGGAAGCAGGTTTAGGATTAAAGTTTTGCTCTGGATGATCCTCAAGGTGAAGGACAGTTTCTCCCAGACTCACCCTCTACCTCATAGGAGGTCACTGACCTGGAGGAAGGCCAGATACCCAGCCTTCGTTGAAGAGATGGGGGTCTTGGACTGTAAAGGAACAATACTCTTTTGGCCCATTTTTTCTCATCCAAAAAGATGACGATCCCAAGGACAAATACCAGAGTCTAGTCAAACACAGTGTGACCCACCAGTATACATACAGCTTCTGACAGGAAGTCTTAGGAAAGCACCAGGACACCTCACACCGTCTGCCTGAGAGGCATCAAAAGCCGTAAAATCTCCCTCCCTGGCAGTGAAGGAAGCATATGTGCCTAGaacactcaaacacacacacacacacacacacacacacacacaacacacacacacacacacacacacagcattaaGGGTCATACTTGAATGTCAGCTTCCCCTCGCCCCTTCCAGTTCATggcaggaaggaaaaaacaagttAAGATCTGAGTAATTCTCCAGCTACTTTGggtaatttcttttttgggggttgAGGGATAATTTCTAATTGGGATTGGGATTGGTTTTTAAACACAGACTGTAAGCTGGGGGTGAAGCCAGTGAGGAGGAGCTGGCCAGGACAGAAGTCAGTCTTGCCAGTTCCCGAAGGGTAGGCTTCCAGAGAGCCACGCTTCCAGGATGCACTGTGACGTCAGCCAGGCCAGCTCCATGAGCCTCCCCAACACTGCCACCCTTCCCCCATCTGAGCAACGGCTGCGGTCACACTGTGCTCAGAGAGGCACGCATTATTTAGGGCAGAGTCCTCTAACAGGACCTAGAAATAAAGTATCAGGTTTATCcctttaacagaaggaaagattaAAAGGCATCCAGTTAGAGGTGTCACCTAGGCAACAGGAAATAATTTGGGGATCTGAGCTATCCAGAGGGGAAAGTAGACATCCCCATGACAGAGACATCTAGACCATGAGGGCTTAATAGCAGGCAAAATAGCAGCCAACCCAGGGAGAGTGAGCCCCAGGAAGAGAACAGGAGGCTTAAGACACAGTTATCATAGCTCCTTGAGCTAGACAGGCCAAAAAGGCATCCGGGCAATCTGCTGACCAGCACACAGGACTGCAAAGAATCCCATCCGCACAGGCAGGAACAGGACCTGCCTCCGGAGAAGGAAAGCTCATAAACTTCTTTGGCAGTCTTCTCTGTCACCACTGCTTCCTAAAGTCTATTCTGAGTTGCTCATGCTGCAGCCTTAgctgttttcacttcttttcctaTGCTTTGGCTTTGGAAGGAGGCAATTGCAGGCAGCTTGAGTACGCTGCTGAAGGAATCGAAAGCATGGTTCAAGGGAGCTAGGAAAGGGACCCTTCCTGCTCAGCAACCTCCCAGAGAAACACCAGTCCTCTAGTGTACAATGGTAGCTCAGGACTCAGTGGTATGCACGTATTTTTGTCCATGTGCCCCTGGTTCCCCCCTACCACCGCCCTTTTCAATCATCATTGTCCTTTACCTCAGGCCAAAGGGCTCGGTCCCCCAGATGCCAGGGGCTGCTGGGAAAAGCCGGGCTCCCAAGGTCAGGGGGTTTGTTGGAGCCTACACCCATGCCTAAAGGGCTTGTTTGACATCCTGCTTGAGGGCGAGCATAGAGAACCAGACCTGCTTGACAAGCTGGGATGGGGTCCTCCCATCATTTCAGGATTATAGACATTGATAGGGACCCCTTTCTTTGGTGCAGATTCTTCTGAACCTCAGGCTAAGAAAGGGCTCCTTCCTCTTagatgctgtggcctctcccaccatgCAGGGGTCTCCAGTCTGACCCACAGCTGGTAGCTGACTGTAATCACAACGTCCCCAGGCTCTACGAGTTGCTTCCTAACCTGAGGCCCACACTCACCCCTCTTGTGCTGGGGCTCTGGGGCTCCCGTAAGGGCAGCATGGGCTCTCAGACAGCATGGGCTCTTGTCACTCGGCTGTGGCCACACAGAGGCCAGGATCTTAGAATGCAGCCGGGCTTTCTCAGAGCTAAGCAGGCAGGGAAGGAGCCGCCCTTGGTGCCCTTGCTCTCTAAGAAGGCCAGGTGGTCAGGGCCCTGTGTCCTCTGACTGAAGCCAGCACCTCTGGGCCTGGCGAAGGAGTTGGAAGGCTCAGGCAGCCTCAGGCCTCAGCTTGTGGGAAATGCCACAAAGTCCTGGGCTTTGCCAGGAGTGTCACACATCACAGCATCATGCATACAcatgcgtgtacacacacacaacacacacacacgtcagcCTTATAAAGAGCTACTGGCCCCTTTCCCCacggaaaaaaaaatcctggtctGGGCCACTTTAAGGAGAaggattttgcatttttaactcCCTGGAGATCTGCAGGGGCCTGGAAAATTCCTCCCTGTCTTGGGGGAGTTTCATGGACACTTTGCATGTATCTGTGTTTTACACAGATGCCAGAGACCAGACCCAAGCCAAACCCTGGAAAACAGCTGCTGAATGTACACAGGCTCCTCCACCTCTCAGACAGGCCTCCTAGCAGATCCCTCTCCCTGCACCCTGGGTGAGGGGCGCCCGAGCCCTCCTGGCCACGGCAGCCCACAGAGGCGGAGGCCACAGCAGCCGTGGGCCAGGCGGCTCCACCTTACTGTAACTTTTTACATTCTTCACAAACAAAAAGCACAATTCCACACGCACACTGTCTGGAAAGCACATTCAGACAGACTGCTTGAGGCACTTCTGAGTCCAGAAGAGGCGCTGGCTGGGGCCAGTTTTTTTGTTGGAACGGTTGTTATAAAATGTGCTGGTTGGTGCCACCAAAGGCTCCActccggggcgggggagggctgCTGACACCACTCCTGACCCCCAGGACGGGCTCATCGTCATGGACTCAGGGCCCGGACTCTCGCCCCTGGAGCACCTCTGACACCTGCAGGTACCGAGCCCAGCCAGTCTCATCACTGAAGCGACGAGGTTTCTGCACCAACCTGACCCAAGACCCCCTTCCCCTTTCTGtcagcctccccccacctcctccctagGGAAGCTTCCCCACTTGCTTTATAAATCATTTTCTATGCTACCCATTCTCTCAGGAGGGGGTTAGAgcatgcggggcaagcctgcagggTTTCTTAgacaatacatttatttttccgAGCAACACTCCAAGAGAGGGCTTGAGGGTGTTTAAATTAACAATGAATAAAATGCAGCCTGCCACCCCTTTGAGCTGTTTGCTTTTCCTCTGTCAAAGCCGCCTGCCTCCCCATCTCCCTAATCACACCTCttctggtggggggcggggggccaaGAGACGTCAGCTCCGAGGATGGAGGATCGGGCCAGGGTGACAGCGTCCCAGGGGAGTTACTTTACAAAACAACAGTGAAATCCACCTGAGCGAAGGGCACCAATGGACCTTGCAGGCAGTCTGGCCAGACTGGGACAAGGCAGATTCTGATGGCCAGGCCTGGGAAGAAGGTAGAGGCATGAGGAACCCAGCACTGGGGGAAATGATCCCAACTGTGGCCGTGGTTTCCAAGCCTGGCTGTGAACTAGATTCTCTGAAGGGAGCTTTGAAAGATATTGATGCCCTGGCCCCGCTCCCACTCCCCGATTCTGATTTCAATTTCAATGAGGAGGGGAGCGGGCAGGCAATGGAATTTTTTGGCAGCtgcccaggtgattctaaagGGCaaccagggggacttccctggcggtccagtggttaagactccgcatttccactgcaggggacatgggtttgatccctggtcggggaactaagatcccgcatgccttgcggtgcagccaaaaaaataata
This DNA window, taken from Kogia breviceps isolate mKogBre1 chromosome 11, mKogBre1 haplotype 1, whole genome shotgun sequence, encodes the following:
- the KCNK12 gene encoding potassium channel subfamily K member 12; this encodes MSSRSPRPPPRRCRRRLPRPSCCCCCCRRSHLNEDTGRFVLLAALIGLYLVAGATVFSALESPGEAEARARWGATLRNFSAAHGVAEPELRAFLRHYEAALAAGVRADALRPRWDFPGAFYFVGTVVSTIGFGMTTPATVGGKAFLIAYGLFGCAGTILFFNLFLERIISLLAFIMRACRERQLRRSGLLPATFRRGSALSEADCLAGWKPSVYHVLLILGLFAVLLSCCASAMYTSVEGWDYVDSLYFCFVTFSTIGFGDLVSSQHAAYRNQGLYRLGNFLFILLGVCCIYSLFNVISILIKQVLNWMLRKLSCRCCARCCPAPGAPLARRNAITPGSRLRRRLAALGADPAARDSDAEGRRLSGELISMRDLTASNKVSLALLQKQLSETANGYPRSVCINTRQNGFSGGVGALGIMNNRLAETSASR